The following proteins come from a genomic window of Bacteroidota bacterium:
- a CDS encoding type II toxin-antitoxin system HicB family antitoxin — MKFIINIFRDEDGVFIAECPSIPGCVSQGKTEEEAEKNIQEAISECIKVRADKGLPLTISTRQVEVNV, encoded by the coding sequence ATTAAATTTATTATCAACATATTTCGCGATGAAGATGGTGTGTTCATAGCCGAATGTCCATCGATTCCCGGCTGTGTTAGTCAGGGAAAAACAGAAGAAGAAGCAGAGAAGAACATTCAAGAAGCAATTTCAGAATGTATTAAAGTTCGAGCTGATAAAGGTTTACCACTGACTATTAGTACAAGACAAGTGGAA